From Alphaproteobacteria bacterium SS10, a single genomic window includes:
- a CDS encoding RNA polymerase factor sigma-32 codes for MAYIDDPETQRANLAYIKASMNEPLLSREHEQDLAKRWRDNRDEDALHELVRSYTRLVVATASKFRNYGLPLGDLIQEGNVGLMQAAERFEPAREVRFSTYASWWIRSAMQDYVLRNWSIVRTGTTAAQKSLFFNLRRLRSKIEKTLAIDGLTDEGREMIADELNVNLKDVRDMEQRLSGSDQSLNAPVGESGDDQWQDFLSDERSSPESVVIGLRDAETRSQWLAEALAHLSEREQKIIRKRRLVDDGATLEQLGAELGVSKERVRQLEHRAMLKIRAAIERNVSTHTDLLLEAGAGA; via the coding sequence ATGGCTTACATCGATGATCCTGAGACCCAACGTGCCAACCTGGCCTATATCAAGGCCTCCATGAATGAGCCGCTGCTCAGTCGTGAACACGAACAGGATCTGGCCAAACGCTGGCGGGATAATCGCGATGAAGATGCACTGCATGAGCTGGTGCGTTCATACACCCGCCTTGTGGTCGCGACCGCATCCAAGTTCCGTAATTATGGCCTGCCCCTTGGTGATCTGATCCAAGAAGGCAATGTTGGCTTGATGCAAGCAGCAGAGCGGTTTGAGCCTGCGCGTGAAGTTCGCTTCTCAACCTATGCCAGCTGGTGGATCCGCTCAGCGATGCAAGACTATGTGCTGCGCAACTGGTCGATTGTTCGGACCGGTACAACCGCCGCACAAAAATCCCTGTTCTTCAACCTGCGCCGCCTGCGCTCGAAGATCGAGAAGACCCTGGCCATCGACGGCCTGACCGATGAGGGCCGCGAGATGATCGCGGATGAATTGAACGTCAATCTGAAGGATGTTCGGGATATGGAGCAGCGCCTTTCAGGCTCTGACCAATCCTTGAACGCACCGGTTGGCGAGAGTGGCGACGATCAGTGGCAGGATTTCCTGTCTGATGAACGCTCGAGCCCGGAAAGCGTGGTGATCGGCCTGCGCGATGCAGAAACCCGGTCCCAATGGCTAGCGGAAGCTTTGGCCCACCTGTCTGAACGTGAGCAGAAGATCATCCGCAAGCGTCGTCTGGTCGATGATGGCGCCACGCTTGAACAGCTGGGTGCCGAACTCGGCGTCAGTAAAGAGCGGGTTCGTCAGCTTGAGCATCGCGCGATGCTGAAAATTCGTGCGGCGATTGAGCGGAACGTCTCAACCCACACCGACTTGCTGTTGGAAGCGGGCGCTGGCGCCTAA
- the terL gene encoding phage terminase large subunit — translation MGDHLPLDLFIATWNETQALKTPAVHRDIARWLDERLIAGDQRLLIMAFRGCGKSTLTGLYCAWRLALDPNLRILVLSADEALAGKLVRNIRRVIERHPLTGDLMPEGAKDQWANDRFTIRRDKELRDPSVMARGIEANITGSRADLVICDDVEVPNTAATAELRERLRERLAEIDFVLTPGGTQLYLGTPHHRDTLYDWQGNSGFLASFKKLVKPIQDQDGNSTWPERFPTEEIERLKRKAGPIRFAAQMMLQPVTTEAGRLEAKQLRRYAEELDYREAHGRPVLMLGERRLISAACWWDPAFGQAASDDLLTKRAKRDRSVIACVFTDSEGHYWLHRISYLTIVARDETDEATQQCRQVADFLSAHYLPAVHLEINGIGRFLPGLLRQVLRQRGIEASVVEVSSRLPKDTRILEAFDAVLAAGALSAHESVWSTPLITELNDWRPGIGGPARDDGLDAVAGCLSAEPVRFTRPLRPAQPERPRPAWRGFPTG, via the coding sequence ATGGGTGATCACCTCCCGCTCGACCTGTTCATCGCCACCTGGAATGAAACCCAGGCGCTGAAGACCCCGGCGGTGCATCGCGATATTGCGCGGTGGTTGGACGAACGGCTTATCGCCGGTGATCAACGGCTGTTGATCATGGCGTTTCGGGGTTGTGGCAAGTCGACCCTAACCGGCCTCTACTGCGCTTGGCGTTTAGCCCTCGACCCCAATCTTCGCATTCTGGTTTTGTCGGCGGATGAAGCGTTGGCGGGTAAGCTTGTCCGCAATATCCGCCGGGTGATTGAGCGGCACCCGCTCACCGGTGATCTGATGCCTGAGGGGGCAAAGGATCAATGGGCAAATGACCGCTTCACGATCCGGCGCGATAAGGAATTGCGAGACCCGTCCGTTATGGCACGGGGAATTGAGGCGAACATCACCGGCAGCCGTGCCGACCTTGTCATCTGTGACGATGTTGAGGTGCCAAACACGGCGGCAACGGCTGAACTGCGAGAACGACTACGCGAGCGCCTGGCCGAGATTGATTTTGTCCTAACCCCCGGCGGCACCCAGCTTTACCTCGGCACACCCCATCATCGCGACACGCTCTATGACTGGCAGGGGAATAGCGGCTTCCTCGCCAGCTTTAAGAAGCTGGTGAAGCCGATCCAGGATCAAGATGGCAACAGCACTTGGCCCGAGCGATTTCCAACTGAGGAGATTGAGCGGCTGAAGCGAAAGGCCGGTCCCATTCGCTTTGCCGCACAGATGATGTTGCAGCCAGTGACGACCGAGGCTGGCCGTCTAGAGGCCAAGCAATTGAGGCGATACGCAGAGGAGCTGGACTACCGTGAGGCCCATGGCCGCCCGGTCCTAATGCTGGGGGAGCGGCGTTTAATCTCTGCTGCCTGTTGGTGGGACCCGGCCTTTGGTCAGGCGGCAAGTGATGATCTGCTTACCAAGCGAGCAAAGCGCGACCGCAGCGTGATTGCCTGCGTCTTCACGGATAGTGAGGGGCATTACTGGCTGCACCGGATTAGCTACCTGACCATCGTCGCACGGGATGAAACCGATGAGGCGACCCAGCAATGCCGACAGGTGGCCGACTTCCTCTCTGCCCATTACCTGCCCGCGGTGCATCTGGAGATTAATGGCATCGGTCGCTTCCTACCCGGCCTGTTGCGGCAGGTGCTGCGACAGCGTGGGATTGAAGCCTCCGTGGTGGAGGTAAGCAGCCGCTTGCCCAAAGACACACGCATCTTGGAGGCATTCGATGCCGTGCTCGCCGCCGGTGCCCTGTCGGCGCATGAGAGTGTTTGGTCGACGCCCCTGATCACTGAGTTGAATGATTGGCGGCCAGGCATTGGCGGCCCCGCCCGGGATGATGGGCTGGATGCTGTCGCCGGTTGTTTGTCGGCGGAGCCCGTCCGCTTCACCCGCCCATTGCGACCGGCACAACCGGAACGTCCACGCCCAGCCTGGCGCGGCTTTCCCACCGGCTGA
- a CDS encoding cell wall hydrolase, which translates to MIAKPQLTPVVEPADPPVPEDPNPEDPNTGHAAIDTLARTIWGEARGEGTAGMTAVAAVVLNRVGVADAAGGRYWWGADVISVCKRPWQFSCWNEGDPNRTQIASVDATDPYFATALRIARRAVHHLAPDPTIGDGEKGATHYHHRGIMPSWAIGRRAQASIGQHLFYRLVD; encoded by the coding sequence ATGATTGCGAAACCCCAGCTTACGCCGGTTGTTGAACCGGCCGACCCGCCGGTGCCCGAAGACCCCAACCCCGAAGATCCCAACACGGGCCACGCCGCCATCGATACGCTCGCCCGCACCATCTGGGGTGAGGCGCGAGGGGAGGGCACCGCTGGTATGACCGCCGTCGCTGCTGTCGTCCTGAACCGTGTTGGCGTCGCCGATGCCGCCGGTGGTCGTTACTGGTGGGGCGCTGATGTAATCTCAGTTTGTAAGCGGCCCTGGCAATTCTCATGCTGGAATGAGGGGGATCCCAACCGCACCCAGATCGCCAGTGTTGACGCCACCGACCCCTACTTCGCCACGGCGCTGCGCATTGCCCGGCGTGCCGTTCATCACCTGGCCCCTGATCCAACCATTGGGGACGGTGAGAAGGGCGCCACCCACTATCACCATCGCGGCATCATGCCGAGCTGGGCCATTGGTAGACGCGCCCAAGCCTCAATTGGCCAGCACCTATTCTACCGGCTGGTGGATTGA
- a CDS encoding ribokinase, with protein MIPAIIGQLGVPLLIKLVREGLRKLDHPVADGAADALGHVDEAITAGQITPERVAEANRHTERMAQISADEYRTTIEEVNKSLRAEVVSSDPYVRRMRPTFGYVMALTWAGQMGAIAYVIVSYPGQAGQVIIAMASLGTIWTVGLSVLGIYVYKRSQEKQTLLSDLTGVASGAGFFDRLFRQGDTGTANAPIPGQKPSS; from the coding sequence ATGATCCCCGCCATCATTGGACAGCTCGGCGTCCCCTTGCTGATCAAGCTGGTGCGGGAGGGGCTGCGGAAGCTCGATCACCCGGTCGCCGATGGTGCGGCCGATGCGCTGGGCCATGTGGATGAGGCGATTACGGCCGGGCAGATCACGCCTGAGCGGGTGGCCGAGGCGAACCGCCATACCGAACGCATGGCGCAGATATCGGCGGATGAGTACCGCACCACGATTGAGGAGGTGAACAAAAGCCTGCGCGCGGAGGTCGTCTCCTCCGACCCCTATGTTCGGCGCATGCGGCCAACCTTCGGTTATGTGATGGCCCTGACCTGGGCCGGGCAGATGGGGGCCATTGCCTATGTCATCGTCAGTTATCCGGGCCAGGCGGGGCAGGTGATTATCGCCATGGCCTCACTCGGCACGATTTGGACCGTCGGCCTCTCCGTCCTCGGCATCTATGTCTATAAACGCAGCCAGGAGAAGCAGACCCTGTTGAGCGATCTAACCGGCGTTGCGTCTGGCGCTGGCTTCTTCGATCGGCTGTTCCGTCAGGGCGACACCGGCACGGCCAACGCGCCGATACCGGGACAAAAACCCAGTTCATAG
- a CDS encoding alpha-glucosidase, translating to MARQWREDWYRRAVVYQIYPRSYADSNGDGIGDLPGIIEKLDYIQSLGVDAIWISPFYKSPMADFGYDVSDYRDVDPIFGTLEDAERLIVETDRRDMAVVMDMVMSHTSDQHAWFIESRADRTNAKADWYVWHDGKPGPDGKPVPPNNWRAVFGGSAWQWDEGRQQFYLHNFLSQQPDLNLHNMEVQDALVAEAKFWLDRGVRGLRLDAINFAMHDQALTDCPLKPGTDGSNYHDLIHLHDKNQPETLDFLRRLRTLADGYRGRFIVGEVYDDNDMAIAKEYCADETLLHTAYNFALFAPNQTAASLRQIFEAYDALPHDSWPSWPLSNHDVSRAVSRFAKEGERYKPNRHRARQLNALLMMLPGTAFMYQGEELGLPDAEIAPDQVVDPAVARGSGVAGRDPCRAPMPWDRDKEMAGFTTASESWLPMPDCYRALGATQQDEPGSKATRDTTLTITRSLIEWRRMNIDLTASPIRFFDGLPEPLLGFARGPERMPVTCLFNLSEDPVTVDVDAPGLALQVVGEGVERLRITAPPYGVLVLTPGRRSFPRWHGRLGEPGNMVPFSQTDDWAITGLG from the coding sequence ATGGCACGGCAGTGGCGCGAGGACTGGTATCGGCGCGCGGTGGTCTATCAGATCTATCCGCGCTCTTACGCTGATAGTAACGGCGATGGCATCGGCGATCTGCCGGGCATCATCGAGAAGCTGGATTACATCCAGTCCCTTGGCGTCGACGCGATTTGGATCTCGCCCTTCTACAAATCCCCCATGGCCGATTTCGGTTATGACGTCAGCGACTACCGTGATGTCGATCCAATCTTTGGCACGCTGGAAGATGCCGAACGCCTAATTGTTGAAACCGACCGCCGGGACATGGCGGTGGTGATGGACATGGTGATGTCCCACACCTCGGATCAGCATGCCTGGTTTATCGAGAGCCGGGCCGACCGCACCAATGCCAAGGCCGATTGGTATGTTTGGCATGACGGCAAGCCGGGCCCGGATGGCAAGCCCGTCCCCCCCAATAACTGGCGCGCCGTGTTCGGTGGCAGTGCCTGGCAGTGGGATGAGGGACGACAGCAATTCTACCTGCACAATTTCCTCTCCCAGCAACCCGACCTCAACCTCCACAATATGGAAGTGCAGGACGCGCTAGTTGCGGAGGCGAAGTTCTGGCTCGACCGTGGTGTACGGGGCCTGCGCCTGGATGCGATCAATTTCGCCATGCATGACCAGGCGCTGACCGATTGCCCGCTGAAGCCCGGCACCGATGGCAGCAACTATCATGACCTGATCCACCTGCATGATAAGAACCAGCCGGAGACGTTGGACTTCCTCCGCCGCCTACGAACGCTTGCCGATGGCTATCGCGGCCGGTTCATTGTCGGTGAGGTCTATGACGACAACGACATGGCAATCGCCAAGGAATACTGCGCGGACGAAACCCTCCTCCATACCGCCTATAATTTCGCCCTCTTCGCGCCCAATCAAACCGCCGCCAGCCTGCGTCAGATCTTTGAGGCTTATGACGCCCTGCCCCATGACAGCTGGCCGTCCTGGCCGCTCTCCAACCATGATGTCTCCCGCGCTGTTAGCCGGTTCGCCAAGGAGGGGGAGCGGTATAAGCCGAACCGCCACCGCGCACGCCAGCTGAACGCCCTGCTCATGATGCTGCCCGGCACGGCCTTCATGTATCAGGGGGAGGAGCTGGGCCTCCCAGATGCTGAGATTGCACCGGATCAGGTGGTCGACCCGGCGGTCGCCCGTGGCTCTGGCGTTGCGGGTCGTGACCCCTGCCGGGCACCGATGCCATGGGACCGGGATAAGGAGATGGCGGGCTTCACCACCGCGAGTGAGAGCTGGCTACCCATGCCCGACTGCTACCGCGCCTTGGGTGCCACGCAGCAGGATGAGCCCGGGTCCAAGGCAACCCGGGACACCACCCTCACCATCACCCGCAGCCTGATCGAATGGCGGCGGATGAATATCGACCTGACCGCCTCGCCCATTCGGTTCTTCGATGGCCTGCCAGAGCCATTGCTCGGCTTTGCCCGTGGGCCGGAACGGATGCCCGTCACCTGCCTGTTTAACCTCAGCGAAGACCCGGTCACCGTGGATGTGGACGCCCCCGGCCTTGCCCTGCAAGTCGTGGGTGAGGGGGTTGAGCGTTTGCGCATCACCGCACCGCCCTATGGTGTCTTGGTCCTAACCCCGGGCCGGCGGAGCTTCCCGCGTTGGCATGGCCGGTTGGGTGAGCCGGGCAATATGGTTCCCTTCAGTCAAACTGACGATTGGGCCATCACCGGCCTTGGTTGA
- a CDS encoding alpha-glucosidase, producing the protein MDDNRSGPIANGADDPKTHGQTGPDASAGLDPDWWRGALLYQIYPRSFKDSNGDGVGDLPGIIEKLDYVKSLGVEGIWVSPFYASPMADFGYDIADYRAVDPIFGSNDDADRMIEAANERGLPIIADMVLSHTSDHHAWFEESRSSRDNPKADWYVWADXHRDHDGNPHPPNNWKSVFGGSAWQWDETREQYYLHNFDKGQPDLNIHNPAVQDALLGEVEYWLKKGIKGLRLDAINFACHDPELRDNPIKDGTSGETYGDQVHLHDKNRPETLDFIRRLRQLTDRYPGSFMVGEIGDDDGMRLAKEYTEGDGLLHTAYNFSLFDKSLSAGYIKGVMEYFQGLEGDGFPSWALSNHDVSRAASRWGGDDPAPERAKQLNALLALMPGTAFLYQGEELGLPDAPIPEDRIVDPANDRGSILVGRDPERVPMPWEKEGNQAGFTTADDSWLPIPESYYDRAVSTQEGDPDSVLNHTRRIAAWRKANKDLADQPITFYQGVDEPLLAFSRGEGDGKVVALFNMTGDEQNFRLHNYDLIEDLTGQRLLGPGEFVDIKIPPYGMLVKNGPERLPFPANGAAVNGGPADWRRADDTPLMPRIGGPVSKRGFGDTASRLLDMIPPPVNEPKAEPPAGRALGM; encoded by the coding sequence GTGGACGACAATCGGTCCGGTCCGATTGCCAATGGTGCAGATGACCCCAAAACGCATGGGCAGACAGGCCCAGATGCTAGCGCTGGCCTAGACCCCGATTGGTGGCGCGGCGCGCTGCTTTATCAGATTTACCCCCGCAGTTTTAAAGACAGCAATGGTGATGGCGTCGGCGATTTGCCGGGCATCATTGAGAAGCTGGATTACGTCAAAAGCCTCGGCGTTGAGGGTATTTGGGTGTCGCCCTTCTATGCCTCCCCCATGGCGGATTTTGGCTATGACATCGCCGATTATCGCGCGGTCGACCCGATCTTTGGCAGCAATGACGATGCCGACCGGATGATCGAGGCGGCGAATGAGCGTGGCCTGCCGATCATTGCCGATATGGTGCTGTCCCACACCTCCGATCATCACGCCTGGTTTGAGGAAAGCCGGTCGAGCCGGGATAACCCGAAGGCGGATTGGTATGTCTGGGCCGATCNACACCGCGACCATGACGGCAACCCGCACCCGCCCAACAATTGGAAGAGTGTGTTCGGCGGCAGTGCGTGGCAGTGGGATGAGACCCGCGAGCAGTACTACCTGCATAATTTCGATAAGGGACAACCCGACCTCAACATCCATAACCCGGCCGTTCAGGACGCCCTGTTGGGGGAGGTTGAGTATTGGCTGAAGAAGGGGATTAAGGGCCTGCGCCTCGATGCCATCAATTTTGCCTGCCATGACCCGGAACTGCGCGATAACCCCATTAAGGACGGCACCTCGGGCGAGACCTATGGCGATCAGGTGCACCTGCATGACAAGAACCGGCCTGAGACTTTGGATTTCATCCGTCGGTTGCGCCAGCTGACCGACCGCTACCCCGGCTCCTTCATGGTGGGGGAGATCGGGGATGATGACGGCATGCGCCTCGCCAAGGAATACACTGAAGGCGATGGGCTGCTGCACACCGCCTATAACTTCTCGCTCTTCGATAAGAGCCTATCCGCCGGCTACATCAAGGGCGTGATGGAGTACTTCCAGGGGCTGGAGGGAGATGGCTTCCCGTCCTGGGCCCTGTCTAACCATGATGTCAGCCGCGCCGCCAGCCGTTGGGGCGGTGATGACCCGGCGCCGGAACGGGCCAAGCAGTTGAACGCGCTACTCGCCCTGATGCCCGGCACGGCCTTCCTCTATCAGGGGGAGGAGCTGGGCCTACCCGATGCGCCGATCCCTGAGGATCGCATCGTCGACCCGGCCAATGACCGTGGCTCAATCCTCGTCGGTCGCGACCCGGAGCGGGTACCAATGCCCTGGGAGAAAGAGGGCAATCAGGCCGGTTTCACCACCGCCGATGATAGCTGGCTACCGATCCCGGAGAGTTATTATGACCGCGCTGTCTCCACCCAGGAGGGTGACCCCGACAGTGTACTGAACCACACCCGCCGGATCGCCGCCTGGCGCAAGGCGAATAAGGATCTGGCCGATCAGCCGATCACCTTCTACCAGGGGGTGGATGAGCCGCTGCTCGCCTTCAGCCGGGGTGAGGGGGATGGCAAGGTCGTCGCCCTGTTCAACATGACGGGGGATGAGCAGAACTTCCGCCTGCACAATTATGATTTGATCGAGGACCTAACCGGCCAGCGCTTGCTGGGGCCCGGTGAGTTTGTCGATATCAAGATCCCGCCCTATGGCATGCTGGTGAAGAATGGGCCGGAGCGTCTGCCCTTCCCGGCCAATGGTGCTGCCGTGAATGGCGGCCCCGCCGATTGGCGCCGGGCCGATGATACCCCGCTGATGCCACGCATTGGTGGCCCCGTGTCAAAGCGCGGCTTCGGTGACACCGCCAGCCGCCTGCTCGACATGATCCCTCCACCGGTCAACGAACCTAAGGCCGAGCCGCCAGCCGGTCGTGCGTTAGGGATGTAA
- a CDS encoding GNAT family N-acetyltransferase has protein sequence MTTSTQIRPVTSADIIGLKTLIEAVALFPTEMLDDMIAGYLDGMANDFWFTACDADDRPLGFGFCEPERMTVGTWNLLAIGVMPDHQGTGIGGRMISYLEQQLRAKAGRVLLVETMGTPEFERTRQFYHRSGFTEEARIRDFYEAGGDKIVFWKQLG, from the coding sequence ATGACAACATCAACTCAAATCCGCCCCGTAACATCGGCGGATATCATTGGCCTTAAAACCCTTATTGAAGCGGTGGCGCTGTTCCCCACTGAGATGCTGGATGACATGATCGCTGGCTATCTGGATGGCATGGCGAACGATTTTTGGTTCACCGCCTGCGATGCCGATGACCGGCCATTAGGGTTCGGTTTTTGTGAGCCAGAGCGCATGACCGTGGGCACCTGGAACCTACTCGCCATTGGCGTCATGCCAGATCATCAAGGTACCGGTATCGGCGGTCGGATGATCAGTTACCTGGAACAACAATTACGGGCCAAGGCCGGGCGCGTTCTACTAGTGGAAACCATGGGCACGCCGGAGTTTGAGCGAACACGTCAATTCTATCACCGCAGTGGCTTTACCGAGGAGGCACGCATCCGTGACTTCTATGAGGCTGGCGGCGACAAAATCGTGTTCTGGAAACAGCTTGGATGA
- a CDS encoding DNA-3-methyladenine glycosylase I: protein MSDALPVDFTLPDGKTRCFGNKPGQELLAHYHDTEWAVPKHDDRQLFEGLILEGAQAGLNWETVLKKREGYRAVFHGFDVERVARMSDEELEAARGNPAIIRNRLKIYGTRRNAQVFEDIQAEFGSFDAYVWRFVDGQPIINSWRDMSELPATTVESDALSKDLKKRGMTFVGSTIIYAYMQAVGMVNDHFVDCWCHGR, encoded by the coding sequence ATGTCAGATGCGCTACCCGTTGATTTTACCCTGCCGGATGGCAAGACCCGTTGCTTTGGCAATAAACCGGGGCAGGAGTTGCTGGCCCATTATCACGACACCGAATGGGCCGTGCCTAAGCATGATGATAGGCAGCTATTTGAAGGCTTGATCCTTGAGGGGGCGCAGGCCGGGCTTAACTGGGAGACCGTCTTAAAGAAGCGGGAGGGGTATCGCGCCGTCTTCCACGGCTTTGATGTTGAGCGCGTGGCCAGGATGAGTGATGAGGAGCTAGAGGCCGCACGGGGCAACCCGGCCATCATTCGCAACCGGTTGAAGATTTATGGCACCCGCCGCAACGCCCAGGTATTCGAGGATATCCAGGCCGAATTCGGCAGCTTTGATGCCTATGTCTGGCGGTTTGTTGATGGTCAGCCAATCATCAATAGCTGGCGCGATATGAGCGAGCTGCCCGCCACTACAGTTGAGAGCGATGCCCTCTCAAAGGATTTGAAAAAGCGCGGTATGACCTTTGTCGGTTCCACCATCATCTATGCCTATATGCAGGCGGTGGGGATGGTGAATGATCACTTCGTCGATTGCTGGTGCCATGGCCGTTAG
- a CDS encoding TetR/AcrR family transcriptional regulator, with the protein MITSSIAGAMAVSPATTSGPQKPMPRAKAKILEAAQSLMVLNGYHGTGTDAIIAKAKVAKGSFFYHFADKPALIPALLEDYVEQGLIGPMRKAFKDHAKPVDALIAYVDEVEHWYGKDGFRGGCLLGNLALEVTDSDAQAQRVIAQQFDRWRNLMAEMLEGATLSLPLEQFITLYIAVVEGVTMTIRAHKDRGKAKAEFEACRQLVRMAFSR; encoded by the coding sequence ATGATCACTTCGTCGATTGCTGGTGCCATGGCCGTTAGCCCCGCCACAACATCCGGTCCGCAGAAACCAATGCCGAGAGCCAAGGCCAAGATCCTTGAGGCCGCGCAATCCCTCATGGTTTTGAACGGCTATCACGGTACCGGGACCGATGCGATTATCGCTAAGGCCAAGGTGGCCAAGGGCAGCTTTTTCTATCATTTCGCCGATAAACCAGCGCTGATCCCAGCCCTGCTTGAGGATTATGTCGAACAGGGTCTGATCGGGCCGATGCGTAAAGCCTTCAAGGATCACGCCAAGCCGGTGGATGCCCTGATCGCTTATGTCGATGAGGTTGAGCATTGGTACGGGAAGGATGGGTTTCGGGGTGGTTGCCTGCTTGGCAACCTGGCGCTTGAGGTAACCGACAGCGATGCCCAAGCCCAGCGGGTTATTGCGCAGCAATTTGACCGTTGGCGTAACCTCATGGCCGAGATGCTAGAGGGTGCGACCCTCAGCCTGCCGCTTGAGCAATTCATCACCCTCTACATCGCGGTGGTGGAGGGGGTAACCATGACTATCCGCGCCCATAAGGATCGCGGGAAAGCCAAAGCAGAATTCGAGGCCTGCCGCCAATTGGTCCGAATGGCGTTTAGTCGCTAG
- a CDS encoding Lrp/AsnC family transcriptional regulator codes for MASKSKTDGIRRNGCEDRQMDAIDRKLLAALQEDAGQRYADLADRLGLSAPALHERVKKLKAKGIITRTTIELDTAKLGYGICAFIHVKTRTPAQGGWNKDEIAELLRQEPAVEEAHAIAGSVCMILKVRVPTADDLGDFLKRLFAIDGVVESESFISIDPLIDRGPDAMGASD; via the coding sequence ATGGCCTCGAAATCAAAAACAGACGGTATTCGGCGGAACGGGTGTGAGGACAGGCAGATGGATGCGATTGACCGAAAATTGTTAGCCGCGCTTCAGGAAGATGCGGGCCAACGCTATGCCGATTTGGCGGATCGGTTGGGCCTGTCCGCCCCCGCGCTGCATGAGCGGGTGAAGAAGCTAAAGGCCAAGGGCATTATCACCCGCACCACCATCGAATTGGATACGGCCAAGCTCGGCTATGGCATCTGCGCCTTCATCCATGTGAAGACCCGCACCCCGGCCCAGGGCGGCTGGAACAAGGATGAGATCGCGGAACTCCTCCGCCAAGAGCCAGCGGTTGAGGAAGCCCACGCCATCGCGGGCTCTGTCTGCATGATCCTAAAGGTGCGGGTGCCCACCGCGGATGATCTGGGCGACTTCCTAAAACGCCTCTTCGCCATCGACGGCGTGGTGGAAAGCGAAAGCTTCATCTCCATCGACCCCCTCATCGACCGCGGGCCGGATGCCATGGGCGCTAGCGACTAA
- a CDS encoding MFS transporter has protein sequence MAYLENAIPSLAEERVNTARWKARFDLTLLVLTVAIVGAQSLMLSALVPDMAAGLAVGTTEIGIAIGAYGATTGLAAVLLGPRFDPLPRRYTLTFCLILLGVGLTIGAVATHWVVLAIAQGIGGVAAGVLLPMAYASASDMAPPGRNAEYLGKVLMGWSIAMIAGVPLGGVLGDTVGWRGALMVMAATALIVALGTSRLTRRRETLPDAGSVEGLVGKLKAAARVPTVGTFLAISFAVMFAFYCAYGFFGAHIRALHGGGGAVIGLLAAAYGAGFAAAGTFSGLIDRLGALRSCLISGVALLAIYAGLAPVSELVFVGQPWPIGVWMFLFGAINHVMINGYVSGMSATDAKRRGVILSLNTGVTYLGFMAGSVAGGIAFDIVGYGFVTVLSVLAIVGAVLAAWRLHAR, from the coding sequence ATGGCCTATCTTGAGAATGCCATTCCGTCACTGGCTGAAGAGCGCGTGAACACCGCGCGCTGGAAGGCCCGTTTCGACCTGACCCTGCTGGTGCTGACGGTTGCGATTGTGGGGGCGCAGTCGCTCATGCTTTCCGCCCTGGTGCCGGATATGGCCGCCGGGCTGGCCGTTGGTACGACCGAGATTGGGATTGCGATTGGGGCCTATGGCGCGACGACAGGATTGGCCGCCGTGCTGCTTGGCCCCCGCTTTGATCCACTACCACGGCGTTACACCCTGACCTTCTGTCTGATCCTGCTTGGGGTTGGTTTGACCATTGGTGCGGTGGCGACCCATTGGGTTGTGCTCGCCATTGCCCAGGGCATTGGCGGTGTTGCCGCCGGTGTGTTGTTGCCCATGGCCTATGCCAGCGCCAGCGATATGGCCCCGCCGGGCCGCAATGCCGAGTATCTGGGCAAAGTGCTGATGGGCTGGTCGATTGCCATGATTGCCGGTGTCCCCCTGGGCGGGGTGCTGGGTGACACGGTTGGATGGCGTGGTGCGTTGATGGTGATGGCGGCCACCGCCCTGATTGTTGCCCTGGGCACAAGCCGCCTAACCCGGCGCCGGGAGACCCTGCCCGATGCCGGCAGTGTTGAAGGGCTGGTCGGTAAGCTGAAGGCCGCCGCACGGGTGCCCACGGTTGGCACCTTCCTCGCGATCAGCTTCGCCGTCATGTTCGCCTTCTACTGTGCCTATGGCTTCTTTGGGGCCCATATCCGGGCGCTGCATGGTGGCGGTGGTGCCGTCATTGGCTTGCTGGCGGCCGCCTATGGCGCTGGCTTTGCCGCCGCTGGCACGTTTAGCGGGCTGATTGATCGGTTGGGTGCCCTGCGCAGTTGCCTGATCAGCGGTGTTGCCCTGCTCGCCATCTATGCCGGGTTGGCGCCGGTGAGTGAGCTGGTTTTTGTCGGACAACCTTGGCCCATTGGCGTCTGGATGTTCCTGTTCGGCGCGATCAACCATGTGATGATCAATGGCTATGTCTCGGGCATGAGTGCCACCGATGCGAAGCGTCGTGGCGTGATCCTCTCGCTCAACACAGGCGTTACCTATCTTGGCTTTATGGCCGGTTCCGTGGCGGGTGGCATTGCCTTCGACATTGTTGGTTATGGCTTCGTCACGGTGCTTAGTGTGTTGGCCATTGTGGGGGCCGTGCTGGCGGCATGGCGGTTACACGCACGCTGA